In Ovis aries strain OAR_USU_Benz2616 breed Rambouillet chromosome 8, ARS-UI_Ramb_v3.0, whole genome shotgun sequence, a single window of DNA contains:
- the SERINC1 gene encoding serine incorporator 1 produces MGSVLGLCSMASWIPCLCGSAPCLLCRCCPSGNNSTVTRLIYALFLLVGVCVACVMLIPGMEEQLNKIPGFCENEKGMVPCSILVGYKAVYRLCFGLAMFYLLLSLLMIKVKSSSDPRAAVHNGFWFFKFAAAIAIIIGAFFIPEGTFTTVWFYVGMAGAFCFILIQLVLLIDFAHSWNESWVEKMEEGNSRCWYAALLSATALNYLLSLVAIVLFFVYYTHPASCAENKAFISVNMLLCLGASIMSILPKIQESQPRSGLLQSSVITVYTMYLTWSAMTNEPETECNPSLLNIIGYNTTSTIPKEGQSVQWWHTQGIIGLILFLLCVFYSSIRTSNNSQVNKLTLTSDESTLIEDGGARNEGSLEDGDDVHRAVDNERDGVTYSYSFFHFMLFLASLYIMMTLTNWYRYEPSREMKSQWTAVWVKISSSWIGIVLYVWTLVAPLVLTNRDFD; encoded by the exons ATACCGTGTTTGTGTGGCAGTGCCCCGTGTTTGCTGTGCCGATGCTGTCCTAGTGGAAATAACTCCACTGTAACCAGGTTGATCTATGCGCTTTTCTTGCTTGTTGGAGTGTGTGTAGCTTGTGTAATGCTGATACCTGGAATGGAAGAACAGCTGAATAAg ATTCCTGGATTTTGTGAGAATGAGAAAGGAATGGTCCCTTGTAGTATTCTGGTTGGCTATAAAGCTGTATACCGTTTGTGCTTCGGCTTGGCTATGTTCtatcttcttctctctctcttaatgATCAAAGTGAAGAGCAGCAGTGATCCTAGAGCTGCAGTACACAATGG atTCTGGTTCTTTAAATTTGCTGCAGCAATTGCAATTATTATTGGGGCCTTCTTCATTCCAGAAGGAACTTTTACAACTg tgtGGTTTTATGTAGGCATGGCAGGTGCCTTTTGCTTCATTCTCATACAGCTAGTCTTACTTATTGATTTTGCCCATTCGTGGAATGAATCATGGGTTGAAAAAATGGAAGAGGGGAACTCCAGATGTTGGTATGCGG CTTTGTTATCAGCTACAGCCCTGAATTATCTGCTGTCTTTAGTTGCTATCGTCCTGTTTTTTGTTTACTATACTCATCCAGCCAGTTGTGCAGAAAATAAAGCATTCATCAGTGTCAACATGCTCCTCTGCCTTGGTGCTTCTATAATGTCCATACTGCCAAAAATCCAA GAATCACAACCAAGATCTGGTTTGTTACAGTCTTCAGTGATTACAGTCTACACAATGTATTTGACATGGTCTGCTATGACCAATGAACCGG AAACAGAATGTAACCCAAGTCTACTGAACATAATTGGATATAATACAACAAGCACTATCCCAAAGGAGGGGCAGTCTGTACAGTGGTGGCATACTCAAGGAATTATTGGACTAATCCTCTTTTTACTGTGTGTATTTTATTCAAG CATCCGTACTTCAAACAACAGTCAGGTTAATAAACTGACTCTAACAAGCGATGAATCAACACTAATAGAAGATGGTGGAGCCAGAAATGAGGGATCACTTGAGGATGGTGATGATGTTCACCGAGCCGTAGATAATGAGAGGGATGGTGTCACTTACAGTTACTCCTTCTTTCACTTCATGCTGTTCCTGGCTTCGCTCTATATCATGATGACCCTTACCAACTGGTACAG GTATGAGCCTTCTCGTGAGATGAAAAGTCAGTGGACAGCTGTCTGGGTGAAAATCTCTTCTAGTTGGATTGGCATTGTGCTGTATGTTTGGACACTGGTGGCACCACTTGTTCTTACAAATCGTGATTTTGACTGA